The DNA region GCCGCCGTCCCTCGCGTGGTCACCTGACGGACGGTTCCTGGCCTATCTGGTAGGAGGGGCAAGGACTGAGAGAGGGCAGGCCGCGGCAGTGTGGGTTGTGGACAGATCGGGCTCGCCGGTGGCCGAGTTCTCGATCATCACAGACAGGCGTTTTGCCGGGATGGCGTGGAGTCCGGACTCCAGGGCCGCTGCAGTATCGGGCCGTGCGTCTGGCGGCATGGGGGTCTTCGCGGTGCTGGCGGTCGACCTGAGTGGTGAGGCGCACAGGCTGACTGGGACTGGAAACTGCGTCCTGCCAGACTGGGGTCCGGCGAGGCGGAAGTGAGGCAGGGGTACAGTCGCAGCGGCCGCGCTGCTGATCCCTTGCGGTGCGGCCGCTCTCGATGTTGTTTGTGACCCTATTTCCCACATGTTCCGGAGGAGCATGACACGGACGCATCTGTGGTTCCAGTGCTCTTCTCGGCCTGGGACTTGCTCTTGTATTCCTCCGACCTGTGGTCGGTGGTGTAGAAGCCGGACCCCCGGAAGATTACGCCCATTCGGGAGCTTATGAGCCGGCGGACCGGCGAGCCGCACTTCGGGCACTGGGCCAATTGGCCCTCGCCAACACCGTGCAGCACCTCAAACTTGCCGCATTTCTCGCATGCGTACTCGTATATAGGCACGGTTTGTCCCTCCCTTTGACGATTCTACACCCAAACCACGTCTGAACTCAATAGTCCTGCGCGAGGTCGATAACCCCACGGGCCTTTGCGGACCGCTCACCCACGTGGAAAAGAAACAGCCCGAGAGCGAGAACTGCGGCTGCCGAGAGCGCAAGCACCATCAACAACCCACGAGTGCCTCCTGCCCAGGCCCCGGTGAACTGCCGCGCGATATCGTCACCTAGGACGGCTCGGCGAAGAGCCTCCACCCAGTAGGTGAGGGGAATGATACGCGAGACCGCTTGCGCCCACAGCGGCAACGCGGATACTGGATAGAGGACCCCACACAGGAGGTACAGAAGGCCGGTGACCGCCTCCGATGTCGATCCCCCGTGCCTGGCGATGAAGAACATCAGGGAGGCCATGACAAAGCCGACCCCAATTGAGCATACCAGCCCCAAGGCGAGAACAGAGCTGAGCAGTGGCCAGTTGACGGTGGATATGCGCACGGGAACGCTGAGGACGAACCTCCCGAAGATCATGAGAACGAGCACCGAAATCATGGCTACGGCGAGTTTGGACAGCCCTCGGCCCAGGAGGTAGAGCCGGTACTGAGCCTTGGACGTGTAGATGTACCGGATCATCCTGAAGAACTCCCGGTCTTCGATGATTACCCAGCTCATGCCGAGAGTCACCTGGCCCACCAGGGCGAAGAAGGCGTTGCCCACGTACATGTTGGCGAAGAATCCTGTGTCGGACGCACCCCGCCCGACGACCCTGTAGATGAACAGGAGTATGAGCGCACCGGCCAAGGGTTTCGCCACCGAATAGACGGCAAAGAGAAACGGGTCTGCCCAATTGGAGTCCATCTGCCAGCCTAGCCATGCCGCTGTCTTCACTGCCGAGAGGCCATCCCTCATTGCCATTTGAGAGTTA from Bacillota bacterium includes:
- a CDS encoding zinc ribbon domain-containing protein; its protein translation is MPIYEYACEKCGKFEVLHGVGEGQLAQCPKCGSPVRRLISSRMGVIFRGSGFYTTDHRSEEYKSKSQAEKSTGTTDASVSCSSGTCGK
- a CDS encoding ABC transporter permease: MAMRDGLSAVKTAAWLGWQMDSNWADPFLFAVYSVAKPLAGALILLFIYRVVGRGASDTGFFANMYVGNAFFALVGQVTLGMSWVIIEDREFFRMIRYIYTSKAQYRLYLLGRGLSKLAVAMISVLVLMIFGRFVLSVPVRISTVNWPLLSSVLALGLVCSIGVGFVMASLMFFIARHGGSTSEAVTGLLYLLCGVLYPVSALPLWAQAVSRIIPLTYWVEALRRAVLGDDIARQFTGAWAGGTRGLLMVLALSAAAVLALGLFLFHVGERSAKARGVIDLAQDY